A stretch of Zonotrichia albicollis isolate bZonAlb1 chromosome 32, bZonAlb1.hap1, whole genome shotgun sequence DNA encodes these proteins:
- the PIN1 gene encoding peptidyl-prolyl cis-trans isomerase NIMA-interacting 1, which produces MAEEEKLPAGWEKRMSRSSGRVYYFNHLTNASQWERPSGGARAEPGRVRCSHLLVKHNQSRRPSSWRQERITRSKEEALELINGYIQKIKSGEEDFESLASQFSDCSSAKAGGDLGAFGRGQMQKPFEDASFALRAGEMSGPVFTESGIHIILRTE; this is translated from the exons atgGCGGAGGAGGAGAAGCTGCCCGCGGGGTGGGAGAAGCGCATGAGCCGCAGCTCCG GCCGGGTGTATTACTTTAACCACCTGACAAACGCCAGCCAATGGGAGCGGCCGAGCGGGGGCGCGCGGGCGGAGCCGGGGCGCGTGCGCTGCTCGCACCTGCTGGTCAAGCACAACCAATCGCGGCGGCCGAGCAGCTGGAGGCAGGAGCGCATCACCCGCTCCAAGGAGGAGGCGCTGGAGCTCATCAACG gttacATCCAGAAGATCAAATCAGGAGAGGAGGATTTTGAATCTTTGGCTTCGCAGTTCAGCGACTGCAGCTCAGCCAAGGCTGGGGGGGACCTGGGAGCATTTGGGAGAG GGCAGATGCAGAAGCCGTTCGAGGACGCCTCGTTCGCGCTGCGGGCTGGCGAGATGAGCGGCCCCGTGTTCACGGAATCCGGGATCCACATCATCCTCCGCACGGAGTGA
- the LOC102063518 gene encoding hepatic lectin-like produces MAAGVAWVPQRRKEELKQSQDHPRRAPVASDPENQKNPPNNPRMDEEELQDDLRLFPGGGALPARLRSFPAVYLSLALSSLLLLGLSALALARVSSISSKLHQEKQEWNFSSWDSFLFPCGADSREWEYFSGNCYYFSLARMSWERARERCRERRADLAVVGSFAEQQFLMSRARNERFWIGLTDRNSEGNWEWVDGTDYKSSFTFWREGEPNDSGNNEDCAHLWISGKWNDVHCTFECFFVCERPLAQKSPFSH; encoded by the exons ATGGCGGCAGGAGTGGCCTGGGTCCCCCAACGG aggaaggaggaacTGAAACAATCCCAGGATCATCCCCGGCGTGCCCCTGTGGCCTCTGATCCagaaaatcaaaaaaatccccccaacaATCCCAGGATGGACGAGGAGGAGCTCCAGGATGACCTGCGCCTCTTCCCAG gCGGCGGGGCGCTCCCGGCGCGGCTCCGCTCCTTCCCGGCCGTGTACCTGAGCCTGGCGCTCTCCtcgctgctcctgctgggcctCAGCGCCCTGGCGCTGGCCAGAG tttccTCCATTTCTTCCAAACTCCACCAGGAGAAACAGGAGTGGAATTTTTCCAGTTGGGATTCCTTCC TGTTCCCGTGCGGGGCGGATTCCCGGgaatgggaatatttctctgggAATTGTTATTATTTCTCGCTGGCACGGATGAGCTGGGAGCGGGCGCGGGAGCGGTGCCGGGAGCGCCGCGCCGACCTGGCCGTGGTGGGCAGCTTCGCCGAGCag CAGTTCCTGATGTCCCGCGCGCGGAATGAGCGCTTCTGGATCGGCCTCACCGACCGGAATTCCGagggaaactgggaatgggtCGATGGCACTGACTACAAATCCTCCTTCAC GTTTTGGCGGGAGGGGGAGCCCAACGACAGCGGGAACAACGAGGATTGCGCTCACCTCTGGATCTCCGGGAAGTGGAACGACGTCCACTGCACCTTCGAGTGCTTCTTCGTCTGCGAGCGCCCCCttgcccaaaaatccccattttcccactaA
- the LOC102062392 gene encoding LIM homeobox transcription factor 1-beta isoform X1, translating into MKPEEAPSCREQGTPLPGAGSPPAALPVLCAGCGRGIWDRFLLRVNERSWHERCLRCSECGRALRGRCFSRERRLLCPPDYERLFPRRCGRCLGALGRSERVLRVLGRVFHERCLRCGSCGRCLRSGDEFVLRDGRILCRGHAEPEPEPGAASPAAEDGARSEDEEGQDSRCSRNSGGKDPKRSKRPRTILSSQQRRAFKASFEVSSKPCRKVRETLAAETGLTVRVVQVWFQNQRAKVGIPGIPGQKTTPNPPESGFSRDFSVVFSSQMKKIARRQQQQEQLGNSRGGIPGGRGPGRSGRDGNEDEEGLQRILVPFSRIPPPSLEPNGFGSEAGMFRGTPPELRPYGNCREFWEFREFSWGGLGIPRLHPGFPNFCQFLPIFPDFSHLFPDSEGVFQELDGDTLGSLGAALISTENSQQLILGNAGIPEIPEPRDALERLYPGNARIPEMPEPGNPMERLYSMQSSYFTS; encoded by the exons ATGAAGCCGGAGGAGGCTCCGTCCTGCCGGGAGCAGGGAACGCCGCTCCCGGGAGCCG GCTCCccgcccgccgcgctcccgGTGCTGTGCGCGGGCTGCGGCCGCGGCATCTGGGACCGGTTCCTGCTGCGGGTGAACGAGCGCTCGTGGCACGAGCGGTGCCTGCGCTGCTCCGAGTGCGGCCGCGCCCTGCGGGGCCGCTGCTTCAGCCGCGAGCGCCGCCTGCTCTGCCCGCCCGACTACGAGCG GCTGTTCCCGCGGCGCTGCGGCCGCTGCCTGGGCGCGCTGGGGCGCTCGGAGCGCGTCCTGCGGGTCCTGGGCCGCGTTTTCCACGAGCGCTGCCTGCGCTGCGGCTCCTGCGGCCGCTGCCTCCGCAGCGGCGACGAGTTCGTGCTGCGGGACGGGCGCATCCTGTGCCGCGGGCACGCCGAGCCCGAGCCCGAGCCCGGGGCCGCCAGCCCCGCCGCCGAGGATGGAG CTCGGAGCGAGGACGAGGAGGGCCAGGATTCCCGGTGCTCCCGGAATTCCGGCGGGAAGGATCCCAAACGTTCCAAGCGGCCCCGAACCATCCTGAGCTCCCAACAGCGCCGGGCGTTCAAAGCCTCCTTTGAGGTCTCCTCCAAACCCTGCCGGAAG GTGCGGGAGACGCTGGCGGCCGAGACGGGGCTGACGGTCCGGGTGGTCCAGGTGTGGTTTCAGAACCAACGAGCCAAGGTGGGAATTCCCGGAATTCCAGGAcagaaaacaaccccaaatcctccagaATCGGGATTTTCCCGGGATTTTTCCgtggttttttcctcccagatGAAGAAGAttgcccgcaggcagcagcagcaggagcagctcgggAATTCCAGAGGGGGAATTCCAGGCGGGAGAGGACCCGGGAGGAGCGGCCGGGATGggaatgaggatgaggagg GCCTGCAGCGGATCCTGGTCCCGTTTTCCCGGATTCCGCCGCCGTCCCTGGAGCCCAACGGATTCGGGAGCGAGGCCGGAATGTTCCGGGGAACCCCCCCGGAGCTCCGGCCCTACGGTAACTGcagggaattctgggaattccgGGAATTCAGCTGGGGCGGGCTGGGAATCCCCAGGCTCCATCCCGGTTTTCCCAATTTTTGCCAATTTTTGccaatttttcctgatttttcccaccttttcccaGACTCTGAGGGAGTTTTCCAGGAGCTGGACGGGGACACCCTGGGATCCTTGGGAGCGGCCCTGATCTCCACAGAGAATTCCCAGCAGCTGATCCTCGGGAATGCTGGAATTCCTGAAATCCCCGAGCCCAGGGATGCCCTGGAGCGCCTGTACCCCGGGAATGCCAGAATTCCCGAAATGCCCGAGCCTGGGAATCCCATGGAGCGCCTGTACTCCATGCAGAGCTCCTACTTCACCTCCTGA
- the LOC102062392 gene encoding LIM homeobox transcription factor 1-beta isoform X2 has translation MKPEEAPSCREQGTPLPGAGSPPAALPVLCAGCGRGIWDRFLLRVNERSWHERCLRCSECGRALRGRCFSRERRLLCPPDYERLFPRRCGRCLGALGRSERVLRVLGRVFHERCLRCGSCGRCLRSGDEFVLRDGRILCRGHAEPEPEPGAASPAAEDGARSEDEEGQDSRCSRNSGGKDPKRSKRPRTILSSQQRRAFKASFEVSSKPCRKVRETLAAETGLTVRVVQVWFQNQRAKMKKIARRQQQQEQLGNSRGGIPGGRGPGRSGRDGNEDEEGLQRILVPFSRIPPPSLEPNGFGSEAGMFRGTPPELRPYGNCREFWEFREFSWGGLGIPRLHPGFPNFCQFLPIFPDFSHLFPDSEGVFQELDGDTLGSLGAALISTENSQQLILGNAGIPEIPEPRDALERLYPGNARIPEMPEPGNPMERLYSMQSSYFTS, from the exons ATGAAGCCGGAGGAGGCTCCGTCCTGCCGGGAGCAGGGAACGCCGCTCCCGGGAGCCG GCTCCccgcccgccgcgctcccgGTGCTGTGCGCGGGCTGCGGCCGCGGCATCTGGGACCGGTTCCTGCTGCGGGTGAACGAGCGCTCGTGGCACGAGCGGTGCCTGCGCTGCTCCGAGTGCGGCCGCGCCCTGCGGGGCCGCTGCTTCAGCCGCGAGCGCCGCCTGCTCTGCCCGCCCGACTACGAGCG GCTGTTCCCGCGGCGCTGCGGCCGCTGCCTGGGCGCGCTGGGGCGCTCGGAGCGCGTCCTGCGGGTCCTGGGCCGCGTTTTCCACGAGCGCTGCCTGCGCTGCGGCTCCTGCGGCCGCTGCCTCCGCAGCGGCGACGAGTTCGTGCTGCGGGACGGGCGCATCCTGTGCCGCGGGCACGCCGAGCCCGAGCCCGAGCCCGGGGCCGCCAGCCCCGCCGCCGAGGATGGAG CTCGGAGCGAGGACGAGGAGGGCCAGGATTCCCGGTGCTCCCGGAATTCCGGCGGGAAGGATCCCAAACGTTCCAAGCGGCCCCGAACCATCCTGAGCTCCCAACAGCGCCGGGCGTTCAAAGCCTCCTTTGAGGTCTCCTCCAAACCCTGCCGGAAG GTGCGGGAGACGCTGGCGGCCGAGACGGGGCTGACGGTCCGGGTGGTCCAGGTGTGGTTTCAGAACCAACGAGCCAAG atGAAGAAGAttgcccgcaggcagcagcagcaggagcagctcgggAATTCCAGAGGGGGAATTCCAGGCGGGAGAGGACCCGGGAGGAGCGGCCGGGATGggaatgaggatgaggagg GCCTGCAGCGGATCCTGGTCCCGTTTTCCCGGATTCCGCCGCCGTCCCTGGAGCCCAACGGATTCGGGAGCGAGGCCGGAATGTTCCGGGGAACCCCCCCGGAGCTCCGGCCCTACGGTAACTGcagggaattctgggaattccgGGAATTCAGCTGGGGCGGGCTGGGAATCCCCAGGCTCCATCCCGGTTTTCCCAATTTTTGCCAATTTTTGccaatttttcctgatttttcccaccttttcccaGACTCTGAGGGAGTTTTCCAGGAGCTGGACGGGGACACCCTGGGATCCTTGGGAGCGGCCCTGATCTCCACAGAGAATTCCCAGCAGCTGATCCTCGGGAATGCTGGAATTCCTGAAATCCCCGAGCCCAGGGATGCCCTGGAGCGCCTGTACCCCGGGAATGCCAGAATTCCCGAAATGCCCGAGCCTGGGAATCCCATGGAGCGCCTGTACTCCATGCAGAGCTCCTACTTCACCTCCTGA
- the LOC102062392 gene encoding LIM homeobox transcription factor 1-beta isoform X3 — MKPEEAPSCREQGTPLPGAGSPPAALPVLCAGCGRGIWDRFLLRVNERSWHERCLRCSECGRALRGRCFSRERRLLCPPDYERLFPRRCGRCLGALGRSERVLRVLGRVFHERCLRCGSCGRCLRSGDEFVLRDGRILCRGHAEPEPEPGAASPAAEDGARSEDEEGQDSRCSRNSGGKDPKRSKRPRTILSSQQRRAFKASFEVSSKPCRKVRETLAAETGLTVRVVQVWFQNQRAKVGIPGIPGQKTTPNPPESGFSRDFSVVFSSQMKKIARRQQQQEQLGNSRGGIPGGRGPGRSGRDGNEDEEGLQRILVPFSRIPPPSLEPNGFGSEAGMFRGTPPELRPYDSEGVFQELDGDTLGSLGAALISTENSQQLILGNAGIPEIPEPRDALERLYPGNARIPEMPEPGNPMERLYSMQSSYFTS; from the exons ATGAAGCCGGAGGAGGCTCCGTCCTGCCGGGAGCAGGGAACGCCGCTCCCGGGAGCCG GCTCCccgcccgccgcgctcccgGTGCTGTGCGCGGGCTGCGGCCGCGGCATCTGGGACCGGTTCCTGCTGCGGGTGAACGAGCGCTCGTGGCACGAGCGGTGCCTGCGCTGCTCCGAGTGCGGCCGCGCCCTGCGGGGCCGCTGCTTCAGCCGCGAGCGCCGCCTGCTCTGCCCGCCCGACTACGAGCG GCTGTTCCCGCGGCGCTGCGGCCGCTGCCTGGGCGCGCTGGGGCGCTCGGAGCGCGTCCTGCGGGTCCTGGGCCGCGTTTTCCACGAGCGCTGCCTGCGCTGCGGCTCCTGCGGCCGCTGCCTCCGCAGCGGCGACGAGTTCGTGCTGCGGGACGGGCGCATCCTGTGCCGCGGGCACGCCGAGCCCGAGCCCGAGCCCGGGGCCGCCAGCCCCGCCGCCGAGGATGGAG CTCGGAGCGAGGACGAGGAGGGCCAGGATTCCCGGTGCTCCCGGAATTCCGGCGGGAAGGATCCCAAACGTTCCAAGCGGCCCCGAACCATCCTGAGCTCCCAACAGCGCCGGGCGTTCAAAGCCTCCTTTGAGGTCTCCTCCAAACCCTGCCGGAAG GTGCGGGAGACGCTGGCGGCCGAGACGGGGCTGACGGTCCGGGTGGTCCAGGTGTGGTTTCAGAACCAACGAGCCAAGGTGGGAATTCCCGGAATTCCAGGAcagaaaacaaccccaaatcctccagaATCGGGATTTTCCCGGGATTTTTCCgtggttttttcctcccagatGAAGAAGAttgcccgcaggcagcagcagcaggagcagctcgggAATTCCAGAGGGGGAATTCCAGGCGGGAGAGGACCCGGGAGGAGCGGCCGGGATGggaatgaggatgaggagg GCCTGCAGCGGATCCTGGTCCCGTTTTCCCGGATTCCGCCGCCGTCCCTGGAGCCCAACGGATTCGGGAGCGAGGCCGGAATGTTCCGGGGAACCCCCCCGGAGCTCCGGCCCTACG ACTCTGAGGGAGTTTTCCAGGAGCTGGACGGGGACACCCTGGGATCCTTGGGAGCGGCCCTGATCTCCACAGAGAATTCCCAGCAGCTGATCCTCGGGAATGCTGGAATTCCTGAAATCCCCGAGCCCAGGGATGCCCTGGAGCGCCTGTACCCCGGGAATGCCAGAATTCCCGAAATGCCCGAGCCTGGGAATCCCATGGAGCGCCTGTACTCCATGCAGAGCTCCTACTTCACCTCCTGA
- the LOC102062392 gene encoding LIM homeobox transcription factor 1-beta isoform X4: MPAVRRLFPRRCGRCLGALGRSERVLRVLGRVFHERCLRCGSCGRCLRSGDEFVLRDGRILCRGHAEPEPEPGAASPAAEDGARSEDEEGQDSRCSRNSGGKDPKRSKRPRTILSSQQRRAFKASFEVSSKPCRKVRETLAAETGLTVRVVQVWFQNQRAKVGIPGIPGQKTTPNPPESGFSRDFSVVFSSQMKKIARRQQQQEQLGNSRGGIPGGRGPGRSGRDGNEDEEGLQRILVPFSRIPPPSLEPNGFGSEAGMFRGTPPELRPYGNCREFWEFREFSWGGLGIPRLHPGFPNFCQFLPIFPDFSHLFPDSEGVFQELDGDTLGSLGAALISTENSQQLILGNAGIPEIPEPRDALERLYPGNARIPEMPEPGNPMERLYSMQSSYFTS, encoded by the exons ATGCCGGCTGTCCGCAGGCTGTTCCCGCGGCGCTGCGGCCGCTGCCTGGGCGCGCTGGGGCGCTCGGAGCGCGTCCTGCGGGTCCTGGGCCGCGTTTTCCACGAGCGCTGCCTGCGCTGCGGCTCCTGCGGCCGCTGCCTCCGCAGCGGCGACGAGTTCGTGCTGCGGGACGGGCGCATCCTGTGCCGCGGGCACGCCGAGCCCGAGCCCGAGCCCGGGGCCGCCAGCCCCGCCGCCGAGGATGGAG CTCGGAGCGAGGACGAGGAGGGCCAGGATTCCCGGTGCTCCCGGAATTCCGGCGGGAAGGATCCCAAACGTTCCAAGCGGCCCCGAACCATCCTGAGCTCCCAACAGCGCCGGGCGTTCAAAGCCTCCTTTGAGGTCTCCTCCAAACCCTGCCGGAAG GTGCGGGAGACGCTGGCGGCCGAGACGGGGCTGACGGTCCGGGTGGTCCAGGTGTGGTTTCAGAACCAACGAGCCAAGGTGGGAATTCCCGGAATTCCAGGAcagaaaacaaccccaaatcctccagaATCGGGATTTTCCCGGGATTTTTCCgtggttttttcctcccagatGAAGAAGAttgcccgcaggcagcagcagcaggagcagctcgggAATTCCAGAGGGGGAATTCCAGGCGGGAGAGGACCCGGGAGGAGCGGCCGGGATGggaatgaggatgaggagg GCCTGCAGCGGATCCTGGTCCCGTTTTCCCGGATTCCGCCGCCGTCCCTGGAGCCCAACGGATTCGGGAGCGAGGCCGGAATGTTCCGGGGAACCCCCCCGGAGCTCCGGCCCTACGGTAACTGcagggaattctgggaattccgGGAATTCAGCTGGGGCGGGCTGGGAATCCCCAGGCTCCATCCCGGTTTTCCCAATTTTTGCCAATTTTTGccaatttttcctgatttttcccaccttttcccaGACTCTGAGGGAGTTTTCCAGGAGCTGGACGGGGACACCCTGGGATCCTTGGGAGCGGCCCTGATCTCCACAGAGAATTCCCAGCAGCTGATCCTCGGGAATGCTGGAATTCCTGAAATCCCCGAGCCCAGGGATGCCCTGGAGCGCCTGTACCCCGGGAATGCCAGAATTCCCGAAATGCCCGAGCCTGGGAATCCCATGGAGCGCCTGTACTCCATGCAGAGCTCCTACTTCACCTCCTGA
- the CHCHD5 gene encoding coiled-coil-helix-coiled-coil-helix domain-containing protein 5 isoform X1, which yields MEALAVTAQLCGPELERYGRCVAASPGSWHRDCHQLSLSVTECASNHPLVRRIRRDCSDSFGAFERCLRERPRRAAECGPQRIPGIKTHPGMPRKPQNLLESPPKSWELPLWKRSPGMWGLIRNSLRIPGFLSQELEEEIKIPAGSPQESLGWDQKFYFSFQFFSFFPLLFSPSFPAFSPHLFLLFQLFLGSLPVFGVFFGNLVFPRNYSEIGVAVFHGKKNLWEFWKPSQPLGAPKFREFQSHHPPPNS from the exons AT GGAGGCGCTGGCCGTCACCGCCCAGCTCTGCGGGCCGGAGCTGGAGCGCTACGGGCGCTGCGTGGCCGCGAGCCCCGGGAGCTGGCACCGGGATTGTCACCAACTGTCCCTGAGCGTCACCGAGTGTGCATCCAACCA CCCCCTGGTGCGCCGGATCCGCCGGGATTGCTCCGACTCCTTCGGGGCCTTCGAGCGCTGCCTgcgggagcggccccggcgcGCGGCCGAGTGCGGCCCCCAG agaatccctggaattaaaacccATCCAGGAATGCCGAGAAAGCCTCAGAACCTTCTGGAATCTCCtcccaaatcctgggaattGCCTCTCTGGAAAAGGAGCCCTGGGATGTGGGGCCTGATCCGCAATTCCCTGCGGATTCCCGGGTTTTTATCCCAAGAATTggaggaagaaattaaaattccaGCAGGGTCTCCCCAGGAATCTTTGGGATGGGACCAAAAATTCTACTTTTccttccaatttttttccttttttcccctccttttttccccatcttttcctgccttttccccccaccttttccttctttttcagcttttccttgGCTCCCTcccagtttttggggttttttttgggaatctCGTGTTCCCACGGAATTATTCAGAGATTGGAGTCGCtgttttccatgggaaaaaaaacctctgggAATTCTGGAAGCCTTCTCAACCCTTGGGAGCCCCAAAATTCCGGGAATTCCAATCCCACCACCCTCCCCCAAATTCCTAA
- the CHCHD5 gene encoding coiled-coil-helix-coiled-coil-helix domain-containing protein 5 isoform X2 produces the protein MEALAVTAQLCGPELERYGRCVAASPGSWHRDCHQLSLSVTECASNHPLVRRIRRDCSDSFGAFERCLRERPRRAAECGPQVSQFLLCAQNVTQSGTPGDTATATPSATPRDSPSATSAENPWN, from the exons AT GGAGGCGCTGGCCGTCACCGCCCAGCTCTGCGGGCCGGAGCTGGAGCGCTACGGGCGCTGCGTGGCCGCGAGCCCCGGGAGCTGGCACCGGGATTGTCACCAACTGTCCCTGAGCGTCACCGAGTGTGCATCCAACCA CCCCCTGGTGCGCCGGATCCGCCGGGATTGCTCCGACTCCTTCGGGGCCTTCGAGCGCTGCCTgcgggagcggccccggcgcGCGGCCGAGTGCGGCCCCCAGGTCAGCCAGTTCCTGCTCTGCGCCCAGAATGTCACCCAGAGTGgcacccctggggacactgccacgGCCACCCCCAGCGCCAcccccagggacagccccagtgccacctccgcag agaatccctggaattaa